From Pagrus major chromosome 6, Pma_NU_1.0, one genomic window encodes:
- the chia.1 gene encoding chitinase, acidic.1: MLHIATSSKLVCHMTNWAQYRPGGGKFTPANVDPFLCTHVIYALATINSFNQLSPVEWNDEQQYSSLNSLKNVNPALKTLLSVGGTVNGMSPFIAMVAKPETRAAFIRSAISYLRTHKFDGLNLAWEYPGQNGSPQADRERFSLLVQELSKAFEDDAKENRMTQLLLSANVAAFRPTIDRAYEVNKIAPHFDFINVMTYDFHGSWEATTGHNSPLYPSRVDSGSHLHHNINSSLSHWLSLGAPAEKLLLGFPTYGRTYRLSTGATGLGAPANGPADAGPYTRTDGFWSYYEICDFIPSATIGWISEQEVPYATYGSSWVGYDDMRSYSSKVQWMTTNNLGGAHVWTLDMDDFGGSFCSSGAYPLINHLRMSMGFPPKPTTTPAPTTTRDPVADFCRGRPDGLYENQADETTYFQCFQGNTYLHRCQPGLIYWDSCKCCNWP; the protein is encoded by the exons ATGCTGCACATCG CCACATCCAGTAAACTGGTGTGCCACATGACCAACTGGGCCCAGTACAGGCCTGGGGGAGGCAAATTCACTCCAGCCAATGTTGATCCCTTCCTGTGCACACATGTCATCTACGCTCTGGCCACCATCAACAGCTTCAACCAGCTCAGCCCCGTCGAGTGGAATGATGAGCAGCAGTACAGCAGCCTCAACAGCCTCAAGAATGT CAATCCTGCTCTGaagactctgctgtctgtcGGAGGCACAGTCAATGGAATGAGCCC ATTCATCGCCATGGTTGCCAAGCCTGAGACTCGTGCAGCCTTCATCAGGTCAGCCATCAGCTACCTGCGCACCCATAAGTTTGATGGCCTGAACCTGGCCTGGGAATATCCTGGACAGAACGGCAGCCCACAGGCGGATCGAGAGAGGTTCTCTCTGTTGGTCCAG GAGCTGTCCAAGGCCTTTGAGGATGATGCCAAGGAAAACAGGAtgactcagctgctgctgtcagccaaCGTTGCTGCGTTCCGCCCCACCATTGACAGAGCCTACGAGGTCAACAAGATTGCACC TCACTTTGACTTCATCAACGTCATGACCTATGACTTCCATGGAAGCTGGGAGGCAACTACCGGACACAACAGCCCACTGTACCCCAGCCGTGTGGACTCTGGCTCACACCTTCATCACAATATT AACTCTTCTCTATCCCACTGGCTGTCCCTGGGAGCACCAGctgagaagctgctgctgggTTTCCCCACCTACGGACGAACCTACCGCCTTAGCACCGGTGCTACTGGCCTTGGTGCACCAGCTAATGGCCCCGCAGACGCTGGACCCTACACTCGCACTGATGGCTTCTGGTCCTATTATGAG ATCTGTGACTTCATCCCCAGTGCTACTATTGGATGGATCTCTGAACAAGAGGTTCCTTATGCTACCTATGGCAGTTCCTGGGTGGGCTATGATGACATGAGAAGCTATTCTTCCAAG GTCCAGTGGATGACCACCAACAATCTGGGAGGTGCTCACGTATGGACTCTGGATATGGATGACTTTGGTGGATCCTTCTGCTCATCTGGAGCTTATCCTCTCATCAACCACCTCAGGATGTCAATGG GCTTCCCCCCGAAGCCCACAACCACCCCAGCCCCCACCACAACCAGGGACCCTGTGGCAGATTTCTGCAGAGGCCGCCCCGATGGCCTATATGAGAACCAAGCTGATGAGACCACCTACTTCCAGTGCTTCCAAGGAAACACCTACCTGCACCGCTGCCAGCCTGGCCTCATCTACTGGGACTCCTGCAAGTGCTGCAACTGGCCATGA